A window of Euzebyales bacterium genomic DNA:
GGACCGGACCCACCGTGCCTGGTGCCAGCACCCTCCACGTCACCGCGGCCGCCACCAGCCCGATCGCCGCGAACACCCACCATGCGGCCCGCCATCGGTCACCGGCCACCAACACGAGCCCGCTGGCGACCACCAGGCCGACCGGCGAGCCGGCATTGACCAGCGCCAGAGCACGCCGGCTCCCAGACGACGGGACCTGGTCGTCGACCGCATCCGAGAATGGCCCCCACGTCCCGCCGGCGCTCGTGCCCGCAGTGGCGATCCCCGCAGCCAGCAGCACCGGGCCGGGCGCAGACGCCGTCATGGCCGCGCCGACCGCCAGCAGCAGACACCCGGACACGACCGGCACGCGTGGCCCGAAACGGGCCGTGAGGACACCGGTGACCACTGTGGCCACCAAGTAGGCAGCCTGTGCTGTGCTGGCGTAGAAACCGAGAACGTCCAGGGACAGGCCGAACTCCTCTCGAAAGGTCGGCACGAACAACCCGTACGCCAGCCGGCCAATGCCATACGTCGCCACCAGTGCCAGCAGACCCGCGCTCCCCACGCGCGAGGCCTGACTGATGCGCACGACCATCCTTCCACGGCATCCGACACGATGGGCCAAGAGCCCGTCGTCCTCACCACCGCACAGACTCAGCACGCCGGTGAGTTCCCGACCACCGGACCACAGCGGCGCGCCGCCCTCACAGGCGTTCGGAAACGGCTACCCATGGTACGAGCCGGCGAGGACAGCCTCCGATCGCAACCGACGTATCGCACGGTCGTGGTGGGGACTGTTGACTCCGAGCTCTTCACACCGTCCCCGGCCTTCGCGCGGGCGACGCCTAGCAGGCAATCGGCTAGCAACATCGCCGAACTTGATCTCATCATTCATGCTCTGCGAACCGCCGCAATCTGGTGCGCTCGCGACGCAACAGGGCCTGCGGTCTCGACCGCCCGGCGCGGCCCGTATCGCGCGGCGCTTGCTGAGGACGTGCCGCTGGCCGATCGTCAAACGGACACCGTCGACGCTCGCTGTCCGAGGCGCCTCCGCGGTCCGGTGGTGCTGTGCGCGGGTCCTGCGCGGCATGCAGGCACGTCGCCGCGGGTTCATCGTCAACACCTGCAGCGAAGAGGGGTGTTCGTGTACCCCGGCACGGGCGCGTACGCCGTCAGCAAGCACCAACCCCTCGGGATCAAGGCGTGGGCGGTGTGTCCTGGCATGGTTGACACGCCGATGACGGATGCTTGTCCCGGGCCGACCCGGCAGCGGCTCGTGACGGTCGGCGACGTCGTGGGCGTCGTCGAGGGACTGGTGTTGCAGCGCGAGAACGTAAGCTCGGTCCGCAGTTCCTGATCCGCGCAATGCGAAACCGTGGAGCCATGACACCGCGCTGAAGGCCTCGAGATCGAGGAGCAATGATGCACGCTGACTTGACCGCCCATGACCGCGCCGAATCCGCCAGGCTCATCGAGCGACACAGGCGAGCCACTGCCGGCTTTGGCGATCTCGTGCACGCCGTCCGGTCAGACGAGTGGGGTCTGCCGACGCCGTGCGCCGAGTGGACGGTGCGCGAGCTGGTCAACCACGTCACCGCCGAGAACCTGTGGATGCCGCCTTTACTGTCGGGCGCCACGACCGACGACGTCGGTGACCGCTTCGACGGCGACGTGCTCGGCGACGACCCGCTCCGCGCGTGGGACGTCGCGGTGGCTGAGGCGCTTGCCGCACTCGACGCGCCCGGCGCCCTGTCCCGCGCGGTCCATCTGTCGTTCGGGAGCACTTCCGCGGACGAGTACGTCCGCCAGCTACTGGCCGATCATCTTGTGCACGCCTGGGATCTAAGCCAAGCGCTCGACGCAGACGGCCGGCTCGACGACGAGCTCGTCACCGCCTGCGCCGACTGGTTCGACGCCGTCGAGGAGACCTATCGCCGGGCGGGGGTCGTCGGACGCCGCGAGCCGGTGGCCGTTGACGCCGATGCCCAGACCCGGCTGCTCGCCCGGTTCGGCCGCAGCGCCACGCGCTTCCTGGTGGAGCGGTTCACGCACGCGTTCAATGCTCACGACGTGGACGCGGTCATGCGGCTCATGACCGACGACTGCGTGTTCGACAGCACCGGACCCGCGCCGGACGGTCGCCGCTACCGCGGCCGCGACGAGGTCAGGGCGTGCTGGCAGAAGCTGTTCGACACCACGCCGTCGGCTCACTTCGCGCTCGAGGACGTCGTCGCCACGGACGAGCGGGCCGTCGCCCGTTGGACCTACGACTGGGGCGCCGGCCACGTCCGCGGCGTCGACGTGTACACCATCGGCGACGGCAAGGTCGCCGCCAAGTACTCCTACGTCAAGGGATGATGCAAGGCTGACCCGCTCGGTCGGTGCGGCCATCCCGCGAGCACATTCGGTACCGTCCCACCCGGCGGGGAGCACGCCGGCGGCATGGGCGTGTGCGTCGGCGGCCGGCGCCGGTGACGCCCTGTTCGCGGTCGCGAGCAGGCGCTCGAGTTTGCGTTCGACCTGCGGCGGGTGAGGCCGGTGACCTTGGTGCGGCGGCCGTGCTCGTCGCGGGGCAGCCGCCCGACCCATCCTTCGACGGAGGCGTCCCAGGTGTACAGAGCTACCGATGGTCGTGGTCTTGCCCGCACCGTTCGGGCCGAGGAGGCCGAAGATCTCCCCCTCGCCGACTTGGACCGTCACGCCTCTGACCGCTTCGATCTGGCGCATCGGCCGGGACGGGCCGATGACGCAACGCCAGCTCAGCGACGCGCTGCGGTGCACCCCGCGCAATGTCACGGGCCTGGTCGACGCCTTGGAGAACGTCGGGCTCGTAGTCCGCCAACCACACCCGACCGACCAGCGAGCCACACTGGTCACGTTGACCGACCGTGGCAACCAGACCGCTCGGCGGTGGCATGCCGGGTACCGGAACCTGGGACGCCACCTGTTCGGGGACATGAACGCCATCCACGCCACCGACCTCGTCGCCGCACTCGACCACATCCTCGAACGCCTCCGCAACCTGGAACCGGACGCCAACCGCCACGACGAACCGTAGATCCTGACCAATCTTCACCAGCCGCCAACTCGCCGACTCGACC
This region includes:
- a CDS encoding MFS transporter, which gives rise to MRISQASRVGSAGLLALVATYGIGRLAYGLFVPTFREEFGLSLDVLGFYASTAQAAYLVATVVTGVLTARFGPRVPVVSGCLLLAVGAAMTASAPGPVLLAAGIATAGTSAGGTWGPFSDAVDDQVPSSGSRRALALVNAGSPVGLVVASGLVLVAGDRWRAAWWVFAAIGLVAAAVTWRVLAPGTVGPV
- a CDS encoding TIGR03086 family metal-binding protein translates to MMHADLTAHDRAESARLIERHRRATAGFGDLVHAVRSDEWGLPTPCAEWTVRELVNHVTAENLWMPPLLSGATTDDVGDRFDGDVLGDDPLRAWDVAVAEALAALDAPGALSRAVHLSFGSTSADEYVRQLLADHLVHAWDLSQALDADGRLDDELVTACADWFDAVEETYRRAGVVGRREPVAVDADAQTRLLARFGRSATRFLVERFTHAFNAHDVDAVMRLMTDDCVFDSTGPAPDGRRYRGRDEVRACWQKLFDTTPSAHFALEDVVATDERAVARWTYDWGAGHVRGVDVYTIGDGKVAAKYSYVKG
- a CDS encoding MarR family winged helix-turn-helix transcriptional regulator, with the translated sequence MVVVLPAPFGPRRPKISPSPTWTVTPLTASIWRIGRDGPMTQRQLSDALRCTPRNVTGLVDALENVGLVVRQPHPTDQRATLVTLTDRGNQTARRWHAGYRNLGRHLFGDMNAIHATDLVAALDHILERLRNLEPDANRHDEP